From the Corythoichthys intestinalis isolate RoL2023-P3 chromosome 15, ASM3026506v1, whole genome shotgun sequence genome, one window contains:
- the rbbp4 gene encoding histone-binding protein RBBP4: MGDKEAAFDDAVEERVINEEYKIWKKNTPFLYDLVMTHALEWPSLTAQWLPDVTRPEGKDYSVHRLVLGTHTSDEQNHLVIASVQLPNDDAQFDASHYDSEKGEFGGFGSVSGKIEIEIKINHEGEVNRARYMPQNPCIIATKTPTSDVLVFDYTKHPSKPDPSGECTPDLRLRGHQKEGYGLSWNPNLSGCLLSASDDHTICLWDISTVPKEGKIVDAKTIFTGHTAVVEDVSWHLLHESLFGSVADDQKLMIWDTRSNNTSKPSHAVDAHTAEVNCLSFNPYSEFILATGSADKTVALWDLRNLKLKLHSFESHKDEIFQVQWSPHNETILASSGTDRRLNVWDLSKIGEEQSPEDAEDGPPELLFIHGGHTAKISDFSWNPNEPWVICSVSEDNIMQVWQMAENIYNDEDPEGVADSEVQA; the protein is encoded by the exons ATGGGTGACAAAGAAG CTGCCTTTGACGATGCTGTGGAAGAGAGGGTCATCAATGAGGAGTATAAGATATGGAAGAAAAACACTCCATTTCTCTACGATCTGGTCATGACTCATGCTCTGGAGTGGCCCAGTCTTACTGCCCAATGGCTGCCAGATGTCACCAG ACCAGAAGGAAAGGACTACAGTGTACACAGACTGGTGCTGGGGACACACACCTCTGATGAGCAGAATCACCTTGTGATTGCTAGTGTTCAGCTCCCCAATGACGATGCCCAGTTTGATGCCTCCCATTATGACAGTGAGAAAGGAG AGTTTGGCGGTTTTGGCTCTGTGAGTGGAAAGATAGAAATTGAGATCAAAATCAATCATGAAGGAGAAGTAAACAGAGCACGCTACATGCCCCAGAACCCTTGCATTATTGCCACCAAGACCCCCACCAGTGATGTGCTGGTTTTCGATTATACTAAGCACCCTTCTAAACCAG ATCCTTCGGGAGAGTGCACTCCAGATCTTCGCTTGCGAGGTCACCAGAAAGAGGGCTACGGCCTCTCCTGGAATCCAAACCTAAGTGGATGCCTCCTCAGTGCTTCAGAtgaccat ACTATCTGCTTGTGGGACATAAGCACAGTGCCCAAGGAGGGAAAGATCGTGGATGCCAAGACTATCTTCACGGGCCACACTGCCGTCGTAGAGGACGTGTCCTGGCATCTCCTCCACGAGTCACTCTTTGGGTCTGTGGCTGATGACCAGAAACTCATGAT CTGGGACACACGATCCAACAACACCTCCAAGCCCAGTCACGCAGTGGATGCTCACACTGCTGAGGTCAACTGCTTGTCTTTCAATCCTTACAGCGAGTTCATACTGGCTACTGGCTCTGCAGACAAG acCGTGGCGTTGTGGGACCTGAGAAATTTGAAGCTGAAGCTGCACTCTTTCGaatctcataaagatgaaataTTCCAG GTGCAGTGGTCTCCCCATAATGAAACTATCCTGGCTTCAAGCGGCACTGACAGAAGGCTAAACGTGTGGGACCTTAGTAAGATTGGCGAGGAGCAGTCACCTGAGGACGCAGAGGACGGCCCTCCTGAGCTGCTG TTCATTCATGGTGGACACACAGCAAAGATATCAGACTTCTCTTGGAATCCCAACGAGCCGTGGGTCATTTGTTCTGTGTCTGAGGACAACATAATGCAAGTGTGGCAAATG GCTGAAAACATCTACAATGATGAAGATCCAGAAGGTGTAGCAGATTCTGAAGTCCAGGCATGA
- the zbtb8os gene encoding protein archease: protein MDDRQLDLTEAQKQTKLKHPRIVKKYEYLDHTADVQIHSWGNSLEEAFEQCAMGMFGYMTDTETVEPTDTIEVVSEGDDLLSLLFHFLDDWLYKFSAVDFFIPREVKVLHIDRTNFKIRSIGWGEEFSLLKHPQGTEVKAITYSAMQIHDTEKPEIFAIVDI from the exons ATGGACGACCGACAGCTCGACCTGACAGAGGCGCAGAAACAAACCAAATTGAAGCACCCTCGCATTGTCAAGAAATATGAAt ACTTGGATCATACAGCAGATGTACA AATCCACTCCTGGGGGAACTCTTTGGAAGAAGCCTTTGAACAATGTGCCATGGGCATGTTTGGCTACATGACAGACACAGAGACTGTGGAACCCACAGATACTATAGAAGTGGTGTCAGAAG GAGACGACCTATTATCACTGCTCTTCCACTTCCTAGATGACTGGCTGTACAAGTTTAgtgcagttgatttctttattcCTAGG GAAGTTAAGGTTTTGCACATTGACCGAACCAATTTCAAGATTCGCTCTATTGG GTGGGGTGAAGAATTCTCGCTGTTGAAGCATCCACAG GGGACAGAAGTGAAAGCCATTACATATTCTGCAATGCAAATTCACGATACTGAAAAACCAGAGATATTTGCAATTGTTGATATATGA
- the khdrbs1a gene encoding KH domain-containing, RNA-binding, signal transduction-associated protein 1a, translated as MEDTKYLPELLAEKDSLDSSFTHAMKLISAEIDRIQKGEPKKEAEKETYLDLFTTHKLKERLLIPSKQYPRVNFVGKILGPQGSTIKRLQEETGAKISVLGKGSMRDKNKEEELRNGGEAKYAHLAMELHVFIEVMGPIPEAHFRMANAMEEVKKFLIPDPSEYDPYMDPHFLNGSHDGSARGRGQMGRGRGGPPGAGPRGRGFPRGGPRGGMRGGAPRGAMGRGNSRGGPAGRGGPAAPNRGAGASRSRPPAAGAPRMLPASALSHQKVPPSGTQPKPESYEDYPAYEDSYAEPAYEGYENYYNQQPVPTDTEYYDYGHGEPQEAAYEQYGQEDWENQWSAAAAGGKAAPARQTKGAYREHPYGRF; from the exons ATGGAAGACACCAAGTACCTGCCGGAGCTCCTGGCCGAGAAAGACAGCTTGGATTCGTCATTCACACACGCCATGAAGCTTATTTCTGCTG AGATCGATAGGATCCAAAAAGGTGAACCCAAGAAAGAAGCAGAGAAGGAGACGTACCTGGACCTCTTTACTACACATAAACTTAAAGAGCGTCTACTTATCCCATCCAAGCAATACCCCAGG GTAAACTTTGTCGGCAAGATTTTGGGGCCACAAGGTAGCACAATCAAGAGGCTGCAAGAGGAAACTGGTGCCAAGATTTCAGTTTTGGGTAAAGGCTCCATGAGGGACAAGAATAAG GAGGAAGAGCTTCGGAATGGTGGGGAAGCCAAATATGCACATCTTGCTATGGAGCTGCATGTTTTCATTGAGGTGATGGGACCCATTCCGGAAGCACACTTTCGGATGGCTAATGCCATGGAGGAGGTCAAAAAGTTCCTGATCCCA GATCCCAGTGAATACGATCCATATATGGACCCCCACTTCCTCAATGGATCTCACGATGGTTCAGCCAGGGGACGAGGGCAAATGGGACGAGGCAGAGGAGGACCACCAGGTGCTGGGCCGAG AGGGCGTGGATTTCCCCGCGGCGGTCCTCGGGGGGGTATGCGCGGCGGAGCCCCGCGAGGTGCAATGGGCCGAGGCAATTCGCGAGGCGGGCCAGCCGGTAGAGGTGGACCCGCAGCTCCAAATCGAGGGGCTGGTGCCTCTCGCTCCAGACCCCCTGCAGCCGGGGCACCAAGGATGCTCCCCGCTTCTGCCCTTTCCCACCAGAAGGTTCCCCCTTCAGGCACCCAACCCAAACCTGAGTCCTATGAAGACTAT CCTGCTTATGAGGATTCATATGCAGAGCCAGCCTATGAGGGGTATGAAAATTATTATAACCAACAACCTGTGCCCAC TGATACTGAGTATTACGATTATGGTCATGGAGAGCCCCAGGAAGCGGCCTATGAGCAATATG GTCAGGAGGATTGGGAGAACCAATGGTCCGCCGCTGCTGCTGGAGGCAAGGCTGCTCCAGCCAGGCAGACAAAAGGAGCCTATAGAGAGCATCCCTATGGAAGATTCTGA